From the Desulfurellaceae bacterium genome, one window contains:
- a CDS encoding Na/Pi symporter, translated as MDRQAAQAAHDRPGERAGTPRHWLAGIGAGTLITILVQSSSTTTSLMVPLAGTGVFRLAQIYPFTLGANIGTCVTALLAATAVVGVEAVPALQIAMVHLVYNCLGVGVIYGLPFLAPLPVLGAETLAGVASERKSVAFAYIVGVFFLIPGLLLGITAVV; from the coding sequence CTGGATCGGCAGGCTGCTCAGGCTGCTCATGATCGGCCGGGCGAGAGAGCTGGTACACCTCGCCATTGGCTAGCCGGGATCGGTGCCGGCACGCTGATCACCATCCTGGTCCAGTCTTCCTCAACAACCACCAGCCTGATGGTGCCTCTGGCCGGGACCGGGGTGTTCAGGCTGGCTCAGATCTATCCGTTCACCCTGGGGGCCAATATCGGCACCTGTGTGACGGCCCTGCTGGCGGCGACCGCCGTTGTCGGGGTAGAAGCCGTGCCCGCCCTCCAGATTGCGATGGTCCACCTGGTGTATAACTGTCTCGGGGTAGGAGTGATCTACGGCTTGCCATTTCTGGCGCCTCTGCCCGTGCTCGGGGCAGAAACCCTGGCTGGGGTGGCCAGCGAGCGAAAATCTGTGGCCTTTGCCTATATTGTCGGTGTGTTCTTCCTCATTCCCGGCCTGCTGTTGGGAATCACCGCCGTGGTCTGA